One genomic segment of Hordeum vulgare subsp. vulgare chromosome 2H, MorexV3_pseudomolecules_assembly, whole genome shotgun sequence includes these proteins:
- the LOC123427127 gene encoding la protein 1-like has protein sequence MAPTDAAAAAAAPTPAVSLDDTKAKNVLRQVEFYFSDSNLPRDGFLRKTVEENEDGLVSLALICSFAKMRSHLGLDATVKEDGVPETTVLAVAKVLRCSSALRVSEDGKRVGRATELLKPDELIVQIDSRSIAVSPLPYNVKLEDVQSFFAQYGKVNSVRLPKHVSDKRHFCGTALVEFSEEDEANNIMNNKLSFAGADLEIKTKKEFDAEMEAKKEAYEKSHPNTHPNKNGHDEGYPKGLILAFKLKKILADGDTEQNGGDKVDNTVSAKKEGASDSAEESGKASEEKAPENTDAKEEKSDDAEELKGPDAQSVKKDDKSPSENDKEPVSREDFKEYFAKFGTVRYVDFSKGDDSGYLRFEESTAVEKARAFAALADEGGLIMKGRLVTLEPVSGQAEKDYWSEIKGGQGRYNSNNRSNRGGRDWKNNRGGGGRHHGGGKRGGRHSDNKERANKVQKLDSSP, from the exons ATGGCGCCGacagacgccgccgccgccgccgccgcccccacccCCGCAGTTTCCCTCGACGATACCAAGGCAAAGAATGTCCTCCGCCAG GTGGAGTTCTACTTCAGCGACAGCAACCTCCCCCGCGACGGTTTCCTGCGGAAGACCGTCGAGGAAAACGAGGATGGAT TGGTGAGCTTGGCTCTCATCTGCTCCTTCGCGAAGATGAGGTCGCACCTTGGCCTCGATGCCACCGTGAAGGAGGACGGCGTGCCTGAGACGACAGTGCTTGCGGTTGCCAAGGTCCTGCGGTGTTCCTCGGCCCTCCGTGTCTCCGAGGACG GGAAGAGAGTTGGGAGAGCTACCGAGTTGTTGAAGCCAGATGAGCTTATAGTGCAAATTGACTCAAGGTCAATTGCTGTGTCACCACTTCCTTACAACGTAAAGCTGGAAGATGTTCAATCTTTCTTTGCTCAGTATGGCAAG GTTAACAGCGTAAGGCTACCAAAACACGTTTCTGACAAGAGGCACTTCTGCGGCACAGCTTTGGTTGAATTTTCGGAAGAAGATGAAGCAAACAATATTATGAATAACAAACTTAGTTTTGCAGGAGCGGATCTGGAAATAAAAACAAA GAAGGAATTTGATGCTGAAATGGAGGCTAAGAAAGAAGCTTATGAGAAATCGCACCCTAATACACACCCTAATAAGAATGGTCATGATGAAGG ATACCCAAAAGGTCTGATTTTGGctttcaagctgaagaaaattctAGCTGATGGTGACACAGAACAAAATGGTGGGGACAAAGTTGATAATACCGTCAGTGCTAAGAAGGAAGGGGCTTCCGATTCTGCGGAGGAATCGGGGAAAGCTTCTGAAGAGAAGGCCCCTGAGAACACTGATGCCAAGGAAGAGAAGTCAGATGATGCTGAGGAGTTGAAAGGGCCAGATGCACAATCTGTTAAAAAGGATGATAAAAGCCCTTCAGAAAATGACAAGGAACCAGTTTCAAGGGAGGATTTCAAAGAATATTTTGCCAAATTTGGCACAGTGCGG TACGTGGACTTCAGTAAGGGGGATGATTCAGGATACCTTAGGTTTGAGGAATCGACGGCTGTGGAAAAGGCCCGTGCATTTGCAGCTCTTGCGGATGAAGGTGGTTTGATTATGAAGGGCCGCCTTGTTACCTTGGAACCTGTGTCTG GACAAGCTGAGAAAGATTATTGGAGTGAAATAAAGGGTGGCCAAGGGAGATACAATAGCAATAATAGAAGCAACAGGGGAGGAAG GGACTGGAAGAACAACAGAGGTGGCGGCGGAAGGCACCACGGTGGTGGGAAGCGGGGTGGTCGCCACTCCGACAACAAAGAAAGGGCTAACAAAGTCCAAAAGCTCGATTCGTCTCCTTAG